The sequence CACGGCGTCGCCGAGAAACTCCAGGCGCTCGTAATCGCCGCCGGCCTCCGATTTCTCGTGCACATAGGAGGCGTGCGTCAGCGCTTGCGTCAACAGGTTCGGATCGCGGAAATCGACGCCAAGGCGCGCGGCGAGATCGCCGGGGTCCGCTTCGCCGATGGGGGGCATGCGTGGCCTCTAGTACGGGATGATCTTGTCGAGGAACTGGTTCAGCACGGCATAGGTCGGGCCGCCAAAACCGCATTCCACGACAAAGGAGATGCCGAAAAACAGAATCGTCGCCGCGGCGATGACGTTGGGAATCGAAAGAGCAAGGCGTTTGTTGCACACGCGCGGTTCGGGGCCGCCGTCCGTCGCCTTCGCGGCGAAATAGGCATACGAAAACGGCAGAAACGCGCAAAACCATGCGAGGTAGTTGGCGAACGGAACCGTCAGGAACCATTTGGGAAGAAGCTCGTTCCATTGCCAGAACAACCCGGACAGCGAAGCGACAGGGTCAAGCTGCACGTCCAGGCTGATCGCGACGATCGTCGTCAAGAACGCGGCAGGCAAGGGCTTTTTCAGGAACGCGAGGCGCTCGCCGAAGCGTTCCGCGATCCACACGCACACGTAAAACGCCATGCACCAGCCCATCATCGTCGCGAACGGCGCGGGCAGGCGCCACAGGTAGAGACTGTATTGCGGCTCGAAGAAATAGCCCATGACAATGCCGCCGTTTTCGAGCACAAGGCCGTACGCCCAGCCGATCACGAAAAACGTCAGCACGCCGCGCAGCCCGCGAAACGCGAAGCAATGGACGAGAACGAGAGTGATCCACACGAGCTGCAGCGCCTCGAACGCGCCGGTCAGCGCGACCATCGACAGCTCAAAGCGAAGGCCGGGGATGAGGGCGTAGGCGTACCAGATCGCCACGGGCGTCAGCGCCATCGCGACCGGCAGAAGCAGGGCTTTTGCGCCGTATCGCGCGCGGCGATCGGGGTCCGTCGCGCGCAAGGCGTAATACAGCACGACCCAGAACATCGGC comes from bacterium and encodes:
- a CDS encoding carotenoid biosynthesis protein yields the protein MNAPETTIDAAPAPAPASAAKALKSRLAWTEFWTQLPIWFFFVESLGLLHFAIANVPEAEYAKAGVSRGQIAVTAIAPMFWVVLYYALRATDPDRRARYGAKALLLPVAMALTPVAIWYAYALIPGLRFELSMVALTGAFEALQLVWITLVLVHCFAFRGLRGVLTFFVIGWAYGLVLENGGIVMGYFFEPQYSLYLWRLPAPFATMMGWCMAFYVCVWIAERFGERLAFLKKPLPAAFLTTIVAISLDVQLDPVASLSGLFWQWNELLPKWFLTVPFANYLAWFCAFLPFSYAYFAAKATDGGPEPRVCNKRLALSIPNVIAAATILFFGISFVVECGFGGPTYAVLNQFLDKIIPY